In one window of Leptospira sp. WS92.C1 DNA:
- a CDS encoding citrate synthase — protein sequence MAEVAILKIDGKEYELPIVVGSENEKAVDISKLRQQTGYVTLDNGYLNTGACTSAVTFLDGELGILRYRGIPIEQLAENSTFTEVAYLLIYGKLPSDAELKSWNEELTMHTLIHEDLKRLYNGFPKDGHPMAIMSSMIGSLSTYYQDSYDPENAEHRHISMIRLLAKFPTIAAFAFKKSIGQPTIHPLNNLDYCGNFMNMMFSVPSEEYKIDPEIVKALNLLLILHADHEQNCSTSTVRLVGSSLANLYGAVSAGICALWGPRHGGANQEVLEMLQEIQASGLPVKKIVEKAKDKNDSFRLSGFGHRVYKNFDPRAKIIKKACDSVLKRLGVQDSLLDIAKELEETALHDPYFVERKLYPNVDFYSGIIYRALGIPVNMFTVMFAMGRLPGWIAQWKEMIESPDMKIGRPRQIYTGATETSYKEAKKKA from the coding sequence ATGGCTGAGGTAGCAATTCTGAAGATCGACGGGAAAGAATACGAACTCCCGATCGTCGTGGGTAGTGAAAACGAAAAGGCGGTCGATATATCGAAACTCCGTCAACAAACCGGATACGTAACTCTGGATAACGGTTATCTAAACACCGGGGCCTGTACGAGTGCGGTTACATTCTTAGACGGAGAATTGGGAATTCTGAGATACAGAGGAATTCCGATCGAACAGCTTGCAGAAAATTCTACCTTTACCGAAGTCGCCTACTTACTGATCTATGGAAAACTTCCGTCGGATGCGGAACTCAAGTCATGGAACGAAGAACTTACCATGCATACTCTTATTCATGAAGATCTAAAACGCCTTTACAACGGATTTCCAAAAGACGGACACCCGATGGCGATCATGTCTTCGATGATCGGTTCGTTATCGACCTACTATCAGGATTCTTACGATCCCGAAAACGCGGAACACAGACATATCTCCATGATTCGTCTTCTCGCAAAATTTCCGACGATCGCTGCATTCGCTTTTAAAAAATCGATCGGCCAACCCACGATCCATCCCTTGAACAACTTGGACTATTGCGGAAACTTTATGAACATGATGTTTTCGGTTCCGAGTGAAGAATATAAGATCGATCCGGAAATCGTAAAAGCTCTCAACTTGCTTTTAATCTTGCACGCAGATCACGAACAAAACTGCTCTACGTCTACGGTGCGTTTGGTGGGATCCTCTCTTGCAAATCTTTACGGTGCCGTTTCCGCGGGAATCTGCGCACTTTGGGGACCAAGACACGGCGGTGCAAACCAGGAAGTTTTGGAAATGCTACAGGAGATTCAAGCGAGCGGACTTCCCGTAAAAAAAATCGTGGAAAAAGCAAAGGACAAAAACGATTCGTTCCGTCTTTCCGGATTCGGCCACAGGGTTTATAAAAATTTTGATCCGCGCGCTAAGATCATCAAAAAGGCCTGCGATTCGGTGTTAAAACGACTCGGGGTTCAGGATTCTTTATTAGATATTGCTAAAGAACTCGAAGAGACGGCCTTACACGATCCTTACTTTGTAGAAAGAAAACTCTATCCGAACGTGGACTTCTACTCCGGAATCATCTATCGCGCTCTTGGAATTCCAGTAAATATGTTTACGGTAATGTTTGCGATGGGACGTCTACCCGGCTGGATTGCCCAGTGGAAAGAGATGATCGAGTCTCCCGATATGAAGATCGGTCGTCCAAGACAGATCTACACCGGAGCTACCGAAACCTCTTACAAAGAGGCCAAGAAAAAAGCCTGA
- a CDS encoding sugar kinase, whose product MRITYYVSNHGFGHISRSTEIILYLLRSFPDLEIDLVTTREKFLKTLSLPEEDSIFLKRLHTRSKSVDVGMLQKDSLSIDIKGTEEELEKFNLQKSYIQISEIESCLDFETDLIISDSASLPFMIADKIKIPSLFVGNFTWDFIYAGYQKESALIAQTAVTLYQEYYHATFGLLLPFCCPASSLAEQKKIGLVGRRPTLDKKSAKDFFQLPHDKINLLFSFGAYGVETSKFDWKKLDTDLYRIVLSGTDLDFSKIPENKREGIATFSEIHYPDLVSACDYILTKPGYGILSEAVYAQTPILYTDRGNFPEVPYLHQALKEEIPSAHLSNKELFSFQFEKSIANAKSWNGSSSPLFKRDGREDVKHAVSVFLKLI is encoded by the coding sequence ATGAGAATTACCTATTACGTAAGCAATCACGGATTTGGTCATATCAGTAGATCCACGGAAATCATACTATATCTGCTCCGCAGCTTTCCGGATTTGGAAATCGATCTTGTGACCACTCGGGAAAAATTCCTAAAAACGCTTTCTCTTCCCGAAGAGGATTCTATTTTTTTAAAACGTCTTCATACCCGTTCCAAATCCGTGGACGTGGGAATGCTTCAAAAAGATTCTCTTTCCATCGATATCAAGGGCACCGAAGAAGAGCTGGAAAAGTTCAATCTCCAAAAATCCTATATTCAAATTTCTGAAATCGAATCTTGTCTGGATTTTGAAACCGATTTGATTATTTCGGATTCTGCTTCTCTTCCGTTTATGATCGCCGACAAGATCAAAATTCCTTCTTTGTTTGTTGGAAATTTTACGTGGGATTTTATCTACGCGGGATATCAAAAAGAATCCGCCCTTATCGCTCAAACCGCTGTAACTTTATATCAGGAATACTACCACGCGACCTTCGGACTGCTGCTTCCCTTTTGTTGTCCCGCGTCTTCTCTTGCGGAACAAAAAAAAATCGGACTCGTGGGAAGACGCCCCACCCTGGATAAAAAATCCGCCAAGGATTTTTTTCAACTTCCGCACGATAAAATCAATCTTCTTTTTTCCTTCGGAGCCTACGGAGTGGAAACGTCTAAGTTCGATTGGAAAAAACTAGATACCGATTTGTATAGAATTGTTTTGTCCGGAACCGATTTAGACTTTTCTAAAATACCCGAAAATAAAAGAGAAGGGATTGCGACCTTTTCGGAGATTCATTATCCCGATCTTGTCTCCGCTTGCGACTATATACTCACAAAACCCGGTTACGGAATCTTAAGCGAAGCCGTATACGCGCAAACCCCGATCTTATATACGGATCGGGGAAATTTTCCCGAAGTCCCCTACCTGCACCAGGCTTTAAAAGAGGAAATTCCTTCGGCACATTTATCTAACAAAGAGTTGTTTTCGTTTCAATTTGAAAAATCGATAGCAAACGCAAAGTCCTGGAACGGATCCTCCTCTCCTTTGTTCAAGAGAGACGGAAGAGAAGACGTCAAACATGCGGTTTCCGTTTTTTTAAAATTGATCTAA
- a CDS encoding class I SAM-dependent rRNA methyltransferase → MNRKSELSIRRKHPWIFSGNLSSAASSFINGEWLTLFSTENKPLATGIYSNTGLIAIRVVQFHPEFSKEKIRENLVSALRRRDELKKTTNAYRILHGENDFFPGITIDRLNQTWVVRIYSSSLQSYGRWIVWNLYDLCKSSKIGEPLPKRILLDPPEKTGEDKKVVERFWRGKESNFYKNDSLLIRETVFLQKVKFPIELPGQKGGIFLDLRNLRKFILKRTDLSKNKNCLHLFSHTGLTSICMDTAGAASVTSVDGSKEALDGFQRVLSLKKEKSFCKHRFLQKNLFQELEDVLIDRKFGLIVIDPPNLTPDAKSKTSALKSYSYLFGNCLSSLEESGTIILCSCSGRIRSEELESLAKKILNTQGWKFETFHNLDPEADHPVRKNFPEGNYFKVHIYENCKKS, encoded by the coding sequence CTGAACCGGAAGAGCGAACTTTCCATCCGACGCAAACATCCTTGGATCTTCAGCGGAAATCTTTCGAGCGCCGCTTCTTCGTTTATCAATGGAGAATGGCTGACCCTTTTTTCCACGGAGAACAAACCGTTGGCAACGGGAATCTATTCGAACACAGGGCTCATAGCAATTCGAGTCGTTCAATTTCATCCGGAGTTTTCCAAGGAAAAGATCCGTGAAAATTTAGTCTCCGCTCTCAGACGAAGGGACGAACTCAAAAAAACAACAAACGCCTATCGGATCCTGCACGGTGAAAACGATTTTTTTCCGGGAATCACGATCGATCGATTGAATCAGACTTGGGTGGTAAGAATCTATTCTTCTTCCTTACAAAGTTACGGACGCTGGATCGTTTGGAATCTCTATGATCTATGCAAAAGTTCTAAAATAGGAGAACCTCTTCCCAAACGAATCCTACTTGACCCTCCCGAAAAAACGGGAGAGGACAAGAAAGTTGTAGAACGATTCTGGAGAGGAAAGGAATCCAACTTTTATAAAAACGATTCTCTCTTGATTCGTGAAACCGTCTTTTTACAAAAAGTGAAATTTCCGATCGAATTGCCCGGACAAAAGGGCGGAATTTTTTTGGATCTTCGCAATCTGAGAAAATTCATTCTCAAACGAACGGATCTTTCCAAAAACAAAAATTGCCTTCACCTTTTTTCTCATACAGGATTGACTTCGATTTGTATGGACACGGCGGGAGCCGCTTCCGTGACATCCGTGGACGGTTCCAAGGAAGCCCTGGATGGATTTCAAAGAGTGTTGAGTCTCAAAAAAGAAAAGAGTTTCTGCAAACATAGATTTTTGCAGAAAAATCTATTTCAAGAATTGGAAGACGTTTTAATCGATCGGAAATTCGGATTGATCGTGATCGATCCGCCAAACCTGACACCGGATGCGAAATCGAAAACCTCAGCGCTCAAATCGTATTCCTATCTTTTTGGAAACTGTCTCTCATCGCTCGAAGAATCGGGGACGATCATTCTTTGTTCTTGCTCCGGGAGAATCCGTTCGGAAGAATTAGAATCTCTGGCAAAAAAAATTCTCAATACACAAGGTTGGAAATTTGAAACCTTTCACAATCTGGATCCCGAAGCCGATCATCCTGTGAGAAAGAATTTTCCGGAAGGAAATTATTTTAAGGTACATATCTATGAAAATTGTAAAAAAAGCTGA
- a CDS encoding tetratricopeptide repeat protein encodes MNPIYLQSFGESEEAKKHFLTAYDYQTKGNLKLASMHYRKSIAAKPTAEAWTFLGWSYSLAGRLDRAIEFCKHAIETDPTLGNPYNDIGVYLLQQKKHKEALSWFELAKTAPRYEVPVYPYYNAGSCLEILGHIELARLEYEQAIQIQPNYPPANLALKRIYIRYN; translated from the coding sequence ATGAATCCAATCTATTTACAATCCTTTGGAGAATCGGAAGAAGCCAAAAAACACTTTTTGACCGCGTATGATTATCAAACCAAGGGGAATCTAAAACTCGCTTCCATGCACTACAGAAAGTCCATCGCCGCAAAACCGACCGCGGAAGCTTGGACCTTTTTAGGCTGGTCTTATTCCCTCGCGGGAAGATTGGATCGCGCGATCGAATTTTGTAAACACGCGATCGAAACGGACCCTACATTAGGAAATCCTTATAATGATATCGGAGTTTATCTGCTCCAACAGAAAAAACACAAGGAAGCCCTTTCCTGGTTCGAACTCGCCAAAACCGCTCCTCGATACGAAGTTCCGGTTTATCCGTATTATAACGCCGGTTCCTGTCTGGAAATTTTAGGACATATCGAATTGGCTCGTTTGGAATACGAACAGGCGATTCAAATTCAACCCAATTATCCGCCCGCAAACCTGGCGCTCAAACGGATTTATATCCGTTACAACTGA
- a CDS encoding PdxA family protein has protein sequence MNRILITEGDPCGISPEIFLKSFSLVKKISKTRPILYFHSGWFPLPNDFINVTSSEEVGSTGLYSIVHDILTKRETASLKPGKPSALSGISALAALALAIDFQKRGGGDLITLPLSKEWVIGSGASTFRGHTEYLAEAYGKNTYMLMSGKDLQILPLTTHVPLVKVPEYLKQIDLPSLADAILTCKKIDLEKPVAFLGLNPHAGEGGKVGTEESGILEPMIQFLKKKGLKVEGPLSADSMFGESARKKYGLHLACYHDQGLIPFKMWEGKNGVNVTLGLSFVRVSPDHGTAFDIAGKGLADSASFVECLHRVVNNP, from the coding sequence GTGAACCGGATCCTGATTACAGAAGGCGACCCTTGTGGAATCAGTCCGGAAATCTTTCTTAAATCCTTTTCCCTCGTAAAAAAAATCTCTAAAACACGTCCGATCCTTTACTTTCATTCGGGATGGTTTCCGCTTCCCAATGATTTTATAAACGTGACTTCGTCCGAAGAAGTCGGTTCAACCGGGCTCTATTCGATCGTTCACGATATTCTTACCAAACGGGAAACCGCTTCCTTAAAACCGGGAAAACCATCCGCGCTTTCCGGAATATCTGCGTTAGCTGCGCTTGCCTTGGCGATCGACTTCCAAAAACGGGGAGGAGGCGATCTGATCACGCTTCCTCTCAGCAAAGAATGGGTGATCGGCTCTGGAGCTTCCACGTTTCGAGGGCATACGGAATATCTTGCGGAAGCTTACGGAAAAAATACGTACATGCTCATGTCAGGAAAGGATCTACAGATTCTTCCTTTGACGACTCATGTTCCTCTTGTCAAAGTTCCGGAGTATCTCAAACAGATCGATCTTCCGTCGCTTGCGGACGCGATTCTTACCTGTAAAAAAATCGACCTCGAAAAACCCGTGGCTTTTTTAGGACTCAACCCACACGCGGGAGAAGGCGGTAAGGTGGGAACGGAAGAATCCGGAATCCTCGAACCGATGATCCAATTTTTAAAAAAGAAAGGATTGAAGGTGGAGGGACCTCTTTCCGCGGATTCCATGTTCGGCGAATCCGCCCGAAAAAAATACGGTCTTCATCTTGCCTGTTATCACGATCAGGGTTTGATTCCGTTTAAGATGTGGGAAGGGAAGAACGGTGTCAACGTAACACTGGGCCTTTCCTTTGTTAGAGTTTCTCCGGATCACGGAACCGCGTTTGATATAGCCGGGAAAGGGCTTGCAGATTCAGCGAGCTTTGTAGAATGTCTGCACCGGGTTGTAAATAATCCGTAA
- a CDS encoding helix-turn-helix transcriptional regulator encodes MFKSLHSLEAKIFCKNLIFARKEAGLTQNDVAKILGEPQSYISKIESGERRLDVIEFWRIFKILQKPYDFYFQFDETLERQSQILKAASSKRRKKRPNA; translated from the coding sequence TTGTTCAAGTCACTGCATTCACTGGAAGCTAAAATTTTTTGTAAGAATTTAATCTTTGCTAGAAAAGAGGCCGGCCTCACTCAAAACGATGTCGCGAAAATTTTAGGCGAACCACAATCCTATATTTCTAAGATCGAATCGGGAGAAAGAAGACTGGATGTCATCGAATTCTGGAGGATTTTCAAAATTCTTCAAAAACCGTATGACTTTTATTTTCAATTCGATGAGACTCTAGAGAGACAGTCCCAAATTCTGAAAGCGGCGAGTAGCAAACGTAGAAAAAAACGTCCGAACGCTTAA
- a CDS encoding TrmH family RNA methyltransferase, giving the protein MYLCIGETFALNDEQGISYLEITSFSNEKLKNISNLKEKKHRESAGLFFLEGYREILRAHKSGKVRFQNLLFSPECFLGENETALIREIGAKAIKVPKKLFEKISYRDRPDGLIATAHFFPIDLDTFQKKFQTHRNKKPVLVIEGVEKPGNLGTILRTAEGAGFHTVLVADPRLDLFNPNVIRASTGALFSLDVFLGETENIYSILQKNEYRTLAVTPEAKKLYFDADLKGKIALVFGSEQYGLSPYARSHSDEYFSLPMYGEADSLNLAMSAGIVMYEVIRQGLQK; this is encoded by the coding sequence TTGTATTTATGTATCGGAGAGACTTTCGCTTTGAACGACGAACAAGGCATTTCCTATTTGGAGATCACCAGCTTTTCCAACGAAAAGTTGAAAAACATATCCAACCTAAAGGAAAAAAAACACAGAGAATCCGCGGGACTTTTTTTTCTGGAAGGCTATCGCGAAATTTTAAGAGCTCATAAATCGGGGAAGGTCCGTTTTCAAAATCTTCTTTTTTCTCCGGAATGTTTTTTAGGCGAAAACGAAACCGCTCTCATCCGCGAAATCGGAGCCAAAGCGATCAAGGTTCCTAAAAAGCTTTTCGAAAAAATCTCTTACAGGGATAGACCGGACGGACTGATCGCTACCGCGCATTTTTTTCCGATCGATCTCGACACGTTTCAAAAAAAATTCCAAACTCATCGAAACAAAAAACCCGTTCTTGTGATCGAGGGTGTGGAAAAACCGGGTAACCTAGGAACGATCCTTCGAACCGCAGAAGGAGCCGGATTTCATACGGTTCTTGTCGCGGATCCTAGGTTGGATCTTTTTAATCCGAACGTTATCCGCGCTTCTACCGGAGCCTTGTTTAGTCTGGACGTTTTTTTGGGAGAAACAGAAAACATCTATTCCATTCTCCAAAAAAACGAATACAGAACATTAGCCGTAACACCGGAGGCAAAAAAACTTTACTTCGACGCGGATCTCAAAGGGAAGATCGCGCTCGTATTCGGCTCGGAACAATACGGACTTTCTCCTTATGCAAGAAGTCATTCCGATGAATACTTTTCTCTTCCGATGTATGGAGAAGCCGATTCTCTCAATCTCGCGATGTCCGCGGGAATCGTAATGTATGAGGTAATCCGTCAGGGTTTGCAGAAATGA
- a CDS encoding transglycosylase SLT domain-containing protein, which translates to MKKFAPISFGLLLFIFGSLFANDDLKYLIKSYSLQKIRRIFKERIPGTESEVYALVRYHEEHPDGSREKKFAYLVSLLKGRIVSTPGRQDLLEILNSPIPSSSVITRLSLWKLYEETSSRKILSREELILLLKKFPRESDPLSQNAISEIFRTYYEAGMVQECLDFAKSFGDREQTEIFSPMIRYRYAKSLYKSGNTEKAESIFYSILEDPVILSSVKKFIFEDLQIWKGNSFYLSLSAERSALFLPYLNSSEKKHLISAKALERISFSKGESFRNAARAIAAFVPESLPVFFHKNVNLARSNPDFTAAMSRELSNQNLSGKALDLLTDVNPEKNDEVFYSYAKAYKKQGNKDLYFRNLIDSLEKNPTNLIRQDELIDLLTGNHENFLGDAYWKDALRKIPDLPVKGRLVYWYLRFLKKNGRTEELATWLKSYYKHIPGSYYTRVIREEFQEEIAAFPLPSNPTWNRDNLFEYLSLTAGIPDLSGKILGKDLDFAIQASAFQLNVRIDSAHSKIRGNSTLQSAKEYLEVGEMAHALSLVQRYKVQQGIGETEKEEILAALGEQTGTSYLTVFHTRSLMKKEKLSDDVILLPSKLAARIYPRPHRGLVASVSKNVGIDEDIVYAIMRQESFFKENAVSVSNARGLMQIMGPTGRELARKMNLDSYSLFDPEVSIEMGARFLRYLVASNDNSLQWASIAYNGGPGNLRKWKRNHYRGDFNHFLEELPIKEPRDYCRIVSSNYYNYQNLRRYKNL; encoded by the coding sequence ATGAAAAAATTCGCCCCGATCAGCTTCGGCCTACTCCTCTTTATTTTCGGCAGTCTCTTCGCAAACGATGATCTCAAATATCTGATCAAATCCTATAGTCTGCAAAAAATCCGTCGAATTTTTAAGGAAAGAATCCCAGGAACCGAATCCGAAGTGTATGCTTTGGTGCGTTACCACGAAGAACATCCGGACGGAAGTAGAGAAAAAAAATTCGCCTATCTCGTTTCCCTACTCAAGGGAAGAATCGTGTCCACACCCGGACGTCAAGATCTGCTCGAAATTCTAAATTCTCCCATTCCTTCCTCCTCGGTGATCACCCGACTTTCGCTCTGGAAACTCTATGAAGAAACATCCTCCAGAAAGATTTTGAGCAGAGAAGAATTGATCCTGCTTTTAAAAAAATTCCCGAGAGAGAGCGATCCCCTTTCTCAGAACGCAATTTCTGAAATTTTTAGAACGTATTACGAAGCGGGAATGGTTCAGGAATGTCTGGATTTTGCAAAAAGTTTTGGCGATCGCGAACAGACGGAAATTTTTTCTCCGATGATCCGCTACCGTTATGCGAAATCTCTCTATAAATCCGGGAACACCGAAAAAGCGGAATCTATCTTTTATTCCATCTTGGAAGATCCGGTAATTCTTTCCTCCGTCAAAAAGTTCATCTTTGAAGACCTTCAGATTTGGAAGGGAAATTCCTTTTATCTTTCCCTGAGTGCGGAACGGTCCGCGTTGTTTCTGCCCTATCTCAATTCTTCCGAAAAAAAACATCTGATCTCCGCAAAGGCTTTGGAAAGGATTTCATTTTCCAAGGGAGAATCGTTTCGAAATGCGGCGCGAGCGATCGCCGCCTTTGTTCCGGAATCTTTACCCGTTTTTTTTCATAAGAATGTAAATCTGGCGCGTTCCAATCCGGACTTTACCGCAGCGATGTCGAGAGAACTCAGCAATCAAAATCTTTCCGGAAAGGCTCTTGATCTTTTGACGGATGTAAATCCGGAGAAGAACGACGAGGTTTTCTACAGCTATGCAAAGGCCTATAAAAAACAGGGAAACAAGGATCTATATTTCAGAAATCTAATAGACTCTCTTGAAAAAAATCCAACCAATTTAATTCGCCAGGACGAACTCATCGATCTGCTCACCGGAAATCATGAAAATTTTTTAGGGGATGCGTATTGGAAGGACGCACTTCGAAAAATTCCGGATCTTCCGGTTAAGGGAAGACTCGTCTATTGGTATCTTCGATTCCTAAAAAAGAACGGACGCACGGAAGAACTCGCGACTTGGCTCAAGTCGTATTACAAACATATCCCGGGATCGTATTATACTCGAGTCATTCGTGAGGAATTTCAAGAGGAGATTGCGGCATTCCCTCTTCCTTCCAATCCGACCTGGAACCGAGACAATCTTTTTGAATATCTTTCTCTCACCGCAGGGATTCCCGATCTTTCCGGAAAAATTTTGGGAAAGGACTTGGACTTTGCGATCCAAGCGTCGGCCTTTCAATTGAACGTGAGAATCGATTCGGCTCACTCTAAAATTCGAGGAAATTCCACCCTGCAATCGGCAAAGGAATATCTCGAAGTGGGAGAAATGGCTCACGCGCTTTCTCTCGTACAGAGATACAAAGTACAACAGGGGATCGGAGAAACCGAAAAGGAAGAAATTCTCGCAGCGCTCGGAGAACAAACCGGAACCTCGTATCTCACTGTGTTTCATACGAGATCATTGATGAAAAAAGAAAAACTCAGTGACGACGTCATTCTTCTTCCTTCAAAACTCGCAGCGAGAATCTATCCTCGACCACATCGGGGACTCGTAGCCTCAGTTTCTAAAAATGTGGGAATCGACGAGGACATCGTCTATGCGATCATGCGTCAGGAATCTTTTTTTAAGGAGAACGCGGTTTCCGTTTCCAACGCCAGAGGTCTTATGCAGATCATGGGGCCGACCGGAAGAGAACTCGCAAGAAAAATGAATTTGGATTCATATTCTCTTTTTGATCCGGAGGTTTCCATCGAAATGGGAGCTCGTTTTTTACGCTACCTTGTGGCTTCGAACGATAACAGCTTGCAATGGGCATCGATCGCCTACAACGGCGGACCGGGCAACCTGCGCAAATGGAAACGCAACCATTACCGAGGGGACTTCAATCATTTCCTGGAAGAACTGCCGATCAAGGAACCTAGAGACTATTGCAGAATCGTATCTTCCAACTATTACAACTATCAGAATCTAAGAAGATATAAGAATCTCTAA
- a CDS encoding polymer-forming cytoskeletal protein, which yields MALVKNSSEVTNSTIGENSYFSGKFFINGSLKIDGKFEGKSLQAEQLYIGVTGKVKTNITAASVIIEGIVIGNITARNRVMLLPTSKILGDIRTPELIIQNGVILEGRCMISNDLKHSAKDLIDLEYSKDALSVEKIFGKQSGAKE from the coding sequence ATGGCACTCGTTAAAAATTCATCCGAAGTAACCAACTCCACCATCGGAGAAAATTCCTACTTCAGCGGAAAATTCTTTATCAACGGATCTCTTAAGATCGACGGAAAATTCGAAGGTAAGTCCTTACAGGCCGAACAGCTCTATATCGGGGTTACCGGAAAAGTAAAAACCAATATCACCGCAGCCAGCGTAATCATAGAAGGAATTGTAATCGGAAATATCACGGCAAGAAACCGAGTGATGCTTCTTCCTACTTCCAAAATTCTCGGAGACATTCGCACCCCTGAGTTGATCATCCAAAACGGAGTGATTTTGGAAGGACGTTGTATGATCTCCAACGACCTCAAACATTCCGCAAAAGACCTGATCGATCTCGAATATTCCAAGGACGCGCTCAGCGTTGAGAAAATTTTCGGAAAACAGTCCGGCGCGAAAGAATAA
- a CDS encoding sugar phosphotransferase, with the protein MDQISHFWNPGILSVLLFLITAILSWIYLRSETFGITDVSNERSMHIGTTKKSGGIWIFLGVFSIALVWFLRFENPEDKVLLFFAGLVFFFVIGLADDLLSLGAGIRLILEIGFLIFFFLFVPVNFTFLGIKLDGIPGAETAILIVYVLFVVNVCNFMDGLDTYLSAHFLLAVMAFSFLFQSPLPPFYLWICAGVFGFLIFNLPKAHLFMGDAGSLPLGYTIAVLPLLFIQEKNWIQFEITSAFFLLPVFFVDGVITILLRLKDRENILKAHRRHLYQLVAVRTEQKGLVSFLFTLANIPAMLFFAFHRKLGIPGGIVFGICLVFYTIVYFAIWKKLKVVYKI; encoded by the coding sequence GTGGATCAAATCTCTCATTTCTGGAATCCGGGAATTCTTTCCGTCCTTTTGTTTTTAATCACCGCGATCCTTTCCTGGATTTATCTGAGGTCGGAGACGTTCGGGATCACGGATGTCTCCAACGAAAGAAGCATGCACATCGGAACGACAAAGAAGTCGGGTGGGATCTGGATTTTTCTCGGTGTATTTTCCATCGCTCTCGTTTGGTTTTTGCGATTTGAAAATCCGGAAGACAAGGTGCTTCTTTTTTTTGCAGGACTCGTTTTCTTTTTTGTAATCGGTCTCGCGGATGATCTTCTTTCCCTCGGCGCCGGGATCCGGTTGATTTTAGAGATCGGATTTTTGATTTTTTTCTTTTTGTTTGTTCCCGTAAACTTCACTTTTCTCGGAATCAAATTGGACGGAATTCCGGGAGCGGAAACCGCGATCCTGATCGTCTACGTATTGTTCGTCGTCAATGTATGCAATTTTATGGACGGATTGGACACGTATCTATCCGCTCATTTTTTACTCGCGGTAATGGCGTTTTCATTTTTGTTTCAGTCTCCGCTGCCTCCGTTTTATCTCTGGATCTGCGCGGGAGTATTCGGATTTTTGATCTTCAATCTTCCAAAGGCGCATCTATTTATGGGAGACGCGGGCTCCTTGCCGCTCGGATACACAATCGCCGTTCTTCCTCTTTTATTTATCCAGGAGAAAAATTGGATACAATTCGAAATCACATCCGCGTTCTTTTTGCTTCCCGTATTTTTTGTGGATGGAGTCATCACCATTCTGCTCCGATTGAAGGATCGGGAAAACATTCTCAAAGCTCACAGAAGACATCTCTATCAATTGGTGGCTGTAAGGACGGAACAAAAGGGATTAGTTTCTTTTCTTTTCACTCTTGCCAATATTCCCGCGATGCTTTTTTTTGCATTTCATCGAAAGTTGGGGATCCCGGGGGGAATCGTGTTTGGAATCTGTTTGGTTTTTTATACGATTGTATACTTTGCAATTTGGAAAAAATTGAAAGTCGTATATAAAATTTGA